Proteins encoded by one window of Nicotiana tabacum cultivar K326 chromosome 10, ASM71507v2, whole genome shotgun sequence:
- the LOC107779439 gene encoding protein disulfide isomerase-like 2-3 has translation MDRASFFPLLLIVVHLIATANALYGPSSPVLQLTPSNFKSKVLNSNGIVLVEFFAPWCGHCKALTPHWEKAATILKGVATVAALDADAHQSLAQEYGIRGFPTIKVFAPGKPPVDYQGAREAKPIAEFALQQIKALLKDRVHGKATGGSSQNSEPSASIELNSRNFDEKVLKSKDLWIVEFFAPWCGHCKKLAPEWKKAAKNLEGKVKLGHVDCDAEKSLMSRYNVQGFPTILVFGADKESPVPYEGARTAAAIESFGLEQLETNVAPPEVIELTSPDVMEEKCNSAAICFVSFLPDILDSKAEGRNKYLEMLLSVAEKFKRNPYSYVWVAAGKQPDLEKHVGVGGYGYPAMVALNVKKGVYAPLKSAFQRQPIIDFVKEAGLGGKGNLPLAATPSIVKTEAWDGKDGEIIEEDEFSLEELMGDDTPNKDEL, from the exons atggaTCGAGCTTCGTTTTTTCCACTTTTATTGATAGTTGTACACCTTATTGCCACAGCCAATGCATTGTACGGACCTTCATCACCAGTTCTTCAGTTAACTCCTTCCAACTTTAAGTCTAAG GTGCTAAATTCAAATGGTATTGTTTTAGTTGAGTTCTTTGCGCCTTGGTGTGGTCATTGTAAAGCTCTGACACCCCATTGGGAAAAGGCAGCTACTATATTGAAAGGTGTTGCCACCGTAGCAGCTCTTGATGCCGATGCTCACCAATCCCTTGCACAG GAATATGGAATCAGAGGATTTCCTACCATCAAGGTGTTTGCACCTGGAAAACCTCCTGTTGATTACCAAGGGGCACGTGAGGCGAAACCAATTGCAGAATTCGCATTGCAGCAG ATCAAGGCACTGCTGAAGGACCGAGTACATGGAAAAGCTACAGGAGGGTCTTCCCAGAATTCTGAGCCTAGTGCATCAATAGAGTTGAACTCACGAAACTTTGATGAGAAGGTGCTTAAGAGCAAAGATCTCTGGATAGTTGAGTTTTTCGCACCTTG GTGTGGGCACTGCAAAAAGCTTGCTCCTGAGTGGAAGAAAGCTGCTAAGAACCTTGAGGGTAAGGTGAAGCTGGGCCACGTAGACTGTGATGCAGAGAAG TCTTTGATGAGCAGGTACAACGTCCAAGGTTTCCCCACAATTTTGGTATTTGGTGCTGACAAGGAAAGCCCTGTCCCATATGAAGGTGCAAGAACAGCGGCAGCCATTGAGTCGTTTGGATTAGAGCAGCTGGAAACTAATGTTGCACCTCCTGAAGTGATTGAGTTGACTAGCCCA GATGTCATGGAAGAGAAATGTAATTCTGCTGCAATCTGCTTTGTTTCATTCCTGCCGGATATATTAGATTCCAAGGCAGAAGGAAGGAACAAATACCTAGAAATGTTGTTATCTGTTGCGGAGAAGTTCAAGAGAAATCCCTACAG TTACGTTTGGGTGGCTGCTGGTAAGCAACCAGACCTTGAAAAGCACGTCGGCGTTGGTGGTTATGGATATCCAGCTATGGTAGCTTTGAATGTGAAAAAAGGAGTATATGCACCTCTTAAGAGTGCATTCCAGCGCCAGCCGATAAT AGATTTTGTGAAAGAAGCTGGACTAGGTGGAAAAGGTAATCTTCCGTTAGCTGCTACACCTTCAATTGTAAAGACTGAAGCATGGGATGGAAAAGATGGGGAAATCATCGAAGAAGACGAGTTCTCCCTTGAAGAACTTATGGGCGACGACACACCAAACAAGGATGAGTTATAA
- the LOC107795297 gene encoding GDSL esterase/lipase At4g26790-like: MAHNRISWLLIITQIFLLLLAKTNAKIPAIIVFGDSSVDSGNNNYIQTIARSDFMPYGRDFAGGRPTGRFSNGRITTDFISEAAGLKPTVPAYLDPAYNISDFAVGVSFASAGTGYDNATANVLGVIPLWKELEYYKEYQKKLRTYLGDEKANELISEALYALSLGTNDFLENYYTMPQRRSQYTVDQYQTFLIGIAKNFVTNLYNLGARKISLGGLPPMGCMPLERTSNMANGNECLESYNVVAMNFNDKLSGLVIELNKELSGIQVVLSNPYNIMLQMIKKPSIYGFEVASLACCATGLFEMGYACDRYNLFTCKDANKYIFWDAFHPTEKTDRIIADHVVKTALSKFLE, from the exons ATGGCACATAATAGAATATCATGGCTCCTAATTATAACTCAAATTTTCTTGTTATTACTAGCCAAAACAAATGCCAAAATTCCTGCAATTATTGTTTTTGGCGATTCATCGGTTGATTCGGGTAATAACAACTATATTCAGACAATTGCGAGGAGTGATTTTATGCCATATGGTAGAGATTTTGCAGGTGGTCGGCCGACAGGTCGATTTTCTAATGGAAGAATTACAACTGATTTTATTTCGGAGGCTGCTGGTTTAAAACCAACAGTTCCAGCATATTTGGATCCAGCTTATAATATTTCTGATTTTGCTGTTGGAGTTAGTTTTGCCTCTGCTGGAACTGGATATGATAATGCCACTGCTAATGTTCTT GGCGTGATACCCTTATGGAAAGAATTGGAGTACTACAAAGAATATCAAAAGAAACTAAGGACTTATCTTGGTGATGAAAAGGCAAATGAATTAATAAGTGAGGCATTATATGCCTTAAGTCTTGGAACAAATGACTTTCTTGAAAACTACTACACAATGCCTCAAAGGAGATCTCAATACACTGTGGATCAATACCAAACTTTCCTAATTGGAATAGCCAAGAATTTTGTAACCAATTTGTACAATCTTGGAGCAAGAAAAATATCACTAGGTGGACTTCCTCCAATGGGGTGTATGCCACTAGAAAGAACATCAAACATGGCCAATGGGAATGAATGTTTGGAGAGTTACAATGTTGTGGCTATGAATTTTAATGATAAGTTGAGTGGATTGGTTATTGAGCTAAACAAAGAGCTTTCTGGGATTCAAGTTGTTCTCTCTAATCCTTACAACATTATGCTACAAATGATTAAAAAGCCTTCCATATATG GGTTTGAGGTGGCTTCACTCGCGTGCTGCGCAACAGGACTATTTGAGATGGGTTATGCGTGTGATCGATATAATCTTTTCACATGTAAAGATGcaaataaatacatattttgGGATGCATTTCATCCAACGGAAAAAACAGATCGTATCATCGCCGACCATGTGGTTAAAACAGCTCTGTCCAAGTTTTTAGAATAA